Genomic DNA from Paenibacillus sp. KS-LC4:
GCTTTCAGGTGAAGGGGATGCCGATGCAGGCTGCTCGCTTGCAGCAGCCTCCGGCGCATTGACAGTGAAGCTGTAGTCGCCCTCAATCGCATGGCCGTCAGCGCCGATAATGGCCCATTTCACCGTGTATATTCCGTTCTCCAGCGCCGCTAGCACCGCACCGCTCATCGTTTTTCCGTCTACAGTAACCTCATCGGTGGCGATTTGCTCGCCAGCCGCGTTCAACAGCTTGAAGGTACTGAGCTTTTCGATATCCGTATTGAAGGAAAGTGAAATTTGAGCAGGAGATGCTGTTACCGTCTCGTCTACGGCAGGTGTGGCCTGCTCGATTTTGGAATGGGCAAAAACGGCACCGGGAACTAGCCAAATAACAGCCAGCATAATTAGAATAATACGTTTCATATTGTTCCTCCTTGTAAGCTAAAGCTTAAGTATGTTGTAGCAAGCTGTTAGCATTATATCAGATATTGGGGTGGGACAAACGGCCTGCTCTGCGGCAAATTATAGGCGACTTTATGAACTTTTGCAGAAAAACGCTAGGTCTATGCTGAATAATGTACGGACTACGATGAATAAACATAATTACCGTCACTGAAAAACGGCGAGAGATGGACGAGGGGGTGCGCCTACCGTCACCGGAGCATGCTCTGGGGCAGGGCAGGCGAAGCCGCATTGGGTGAAACGATTCAGTTTGTGCTGTTTGCAGGGTTATTGCTAACTAACGGTTTTTTCACAGCGGCGGAGACGGCTATGCTGCGCTTGCGGCCTGATCAGTTGCACAAGCTGCAGGGTGGCGGGCAGCGTACATTAAAAAAAGCTGCTGCGCTGCTGCGTGAGCCCCAAGCTTATTTAACCGCATGCCAGCTGGGAATAACGCTCGCGTCGCTTGGGATGGGCTGGATGGGTATTCCGGCATTCCGCCTGCTCTTCGATTCATGGCTGGCTGGAAGGAGTGGGCGACTCCCCATCGCTCCAATCGTAGCGGAAGTGTTCGCTGTAGCAGCCGCTTTGCTGCTGGCTGCCGTGCTGCACAGCGTTTGCGGCACACTCGTTCCGAAAGCCATTGCGGGACATCGTGCGAAGCGGGTCGTTGTGCTCGCGGCCGCACCGCTGTTTTATTTTCATAAAGTTATGTATCCGTTGGCACGGCTTCTGGACTTACTTTCGAGCTGGATGTTTCAGGATGGTGAGGCACGGGTGGGGTCAGGTACAGTCCATACGTATTCCAGCCAGGACATTCGACTTCTACTCAAGGAAAGCAAGCGATCTGGACACATTCAACATACGGAGCTGCTGCTTGTTGATAATATTTTCAAATTTATAGAAACGCATGCGAGAGAAATTATGATTCCAAGGCGAGAGGTCATCTGCCTGTACACCCAGCTGTCGCTTGCGGAAAATAAACAGATGGCGCTTGCCGAAATGCATACGCGTTATCCCGTCTGTGAAAGCGACAAGGATGATATTATCGGCTTTGTTCACATCAAGGATTTATGGAAGGATGCGGAGCATACGCTGACCGACATCGAGCAAATTTTGCGCCCCATTATAACGGTGCCGGAGTCGATTTTCATAAGGGAGCTGCTTGGGCAAATGCAGGAGAGCAAAACGCAAATTGCGATTTTAATAGATGAATATGGCGGTACGTCAGGCATTGTAACGCTGGAGGACATTATGGAGGAAATCGTTGGCGAAATTCAGGATGAGTTTGACGAGGAAAGGGCGATGATTGAGCAGCTCGGAGAAGGGAGTCACTCGATTAGCGGGATGATGCTCATTGAAGAGGTCAACAGCTGTCTCGGCACGAATATTAGCTGTGACAACTTTGATACGATTGGCGGATGGATGTATTCCCAACTGGAAAACCTGCCGCGCAAAGGAAACAGGGTCAAAGCAGCTAACCATTTCGAGTTTGTCATCGAGGAAACGGATCATTACCGCATTTCCCGTATTCGCGTGAGCCGGCTCGCTGCTTCTTCTTCAAACAAGGAGCAAGAGGGTGTAATGGAGGATGTTAGAAATGTTGACGGCAAGGGGACAGGGACATAAGGGCGCTGTGCATATAAAAAAGGAACCTTCTCCTTCGGGCGCTGCCCCTCAGTGAAAAGGTTCCTTGACTTACCTTAGCTTGCCTTACCGTAGCTTAACTTGGCCTGCTTGCTTGGAATTGAAGCAAGAGCTTCAAAGCAGCCTGACGGCTAGCCATTGAAGCTGGAAAATGCTTAACGAGCGGCAAGGAATGCCGCTTCGTCAACGTCAAGCTTCTCTACGATGTCGATTGTGCCGCCTGCCAGACAAACATCGCCATCATAGAGAACGACGGCTTGGCCAGGCGTGATCGCCTTCTGCGGCTGGTCAAACGCAATATGTGCCGTTCCGTCTGCGCGAGGTGTCACGGTAACGCCTTGGTCGGCTTGGCGGTAGCGGAACTTGGCCGTGCAGTGGAAGGAGCCTTCCGGCTGCTCTGGTGCGATCCAATTCATGCCGCTGGCAATAAGCCCTGTTGAATACATGCTCGGATGCTGCTCGCCCTGCACCACGTACAAAATGTTGCGCGCTAGGTCTTTGTCCGTAA
This window encodes:
- a CDS encoding copper resistance protein CopC translates to MKRIILIMLAVIWLVPGAVFAHSKIEQATPAVDETVTASPAQISLSFNTDIEKLSTFKLLNAAGEQIATDEVTVDGKTMSGAVLAALENGIYTVKWAIIGADGHAIEGDYSFTVNAPEAAASEQPASASPSPESSSTPDAAVTESPALETASPAASAAPTADAAAATEGKDSATTSVIIIVVVILLIAVIAAAARRRKK
- a CDS encoding hemolysin family protein codes for the protein MLWGRAGEAALGETIQFVLFAGLLLTNGFFTAAETAMLRLRPDQLHKLQGGGQRTLKKAAALLREPQAYLTACQLGITLASLGMGWMGIPAFRLLFDSWLAGRSGRLPIAPIVAEVFAVAAALLLAAVLHSVCGTLVPKAIAGHRAKRVVVLAAAPLFYFHKVMYPLARLLDLLSSWMFQDGEARVGSGTVHTYSSQDIRLLLKESKRSGHIQHTELLLVDNIFKFIETHAREIMIPRREVICLYTQLSLAENKQMALAEMHTRYPVCESDKDDIIGFVHIKDLWKDAEHTLTDIEQILRPIITVPESIFIRELLGQMQESKTQIAILIDEYGGTSGIVTLEDIMEEIVGEIQDEFDEERAMIEQLGEGSHSISGMMLIEEVNSCLGTNISCDNFDTIGGWMYSQLENLPRKGNRVKAANHFEFVIEETDHYRISRIRVSRLAASSSNKEQEGVMEDVRNVDGKGTGT